The following are from one region of the Cystobacter ferrugineus genome:
- a CDS encoding MxcI — protein MSRLRPAPLLLAALLAGCGEDSNKPPDEQPGPREKPVYSLATTIFSQAGSATYVSVFDSLDVTGLDLEKAREHSGFATIGAVDGALFVGSGEAPEVLRYNVSDDGSLQDAGKVSFANYGLQSAALYLNHFVDSTSAYMSLDETRRIVWNPSTMQISGALDAQGLASEREGLVVKSSYDRARVVRDGFSFQPFYWTDGTYYDFLPGSQIAVYSNADDSLVKLIDAPCPGLDVATQDEAGNIYFSNWVFSAAAPVLEDSAPDTCVVRIKAGEQVLDSAWTRSLSALVGNRQTAAYRYLANGVGIVAVFHAENVVINNETEPSVITSGNHWKLWRVNLDAGTAAPVEGLDFIAGGYYAFRIEGRTFLLLPTSDYARTSIWELGVDGAAVKRFETLGWAYQLVKVR, from the coding sequence ATGAGCAGGCTTCGCCCCGCCCCCCTCCTCCTCGCCGCCCTCCTCGCGGGCTGCGGTGAGGACTCGAACAAGCCCCCCGACGAGCAGCCCGGCCCGCGGGAGAAGCCCGTCTACAGCCTGGCCACCACCATCTTCTCCCAGGCCGGCAGCGCCACGTACGTGAGCGTCTTCGACTCCCTCGACGTCACCGGGCTGGACCTGGAGAAGGCCCGCGAGCACTCCGGCTTCGCCACCATTGGCGCGGTGGACGGCGCGCTCTTCGTCGGAAGCGGCGAGGCCCCCGAGGTGCTCCGCTACAACGTCTCCGATGACGGCAGCCTGCAGGACGCCGGCAAGGTCAGCTTCGCCAACTACGGCCTGCAGTCCGCCGCCCTCTACCTCAACCACTTCGTGGACTCGACGAGCGCGTACATGTCGCTGGACGAGACGCGGCGCATCGTCTGGAACCCCTCGACGATGCAGATCTCCGGCGCCCTGGACGCGCAGGGCCTGGCGAGCGAGCGCGAGGGCCTGGTGGTGAAGAGCAGCTACGACCGCGCCCGCGTGGTGCGCGACGGCTTCTCGTTCCAGCCCTTCTACTGGACGGATGGCACCTACTACGACTTCCTGCCCGGCTCGCAGATCGCCGTCTACTCCAACGCGGACGACAGCCTGGTGAAGCTCATCGACGCGCCGTGCCCCGGGCTCGACGTGGCGACGCAGGACGAGGCCGGCAACATCTACTTCAGCAACTGGGTCTTCAGCGCCGCCGCGCCCGTGCTGGAGGACAGCGCTCCCGACACCTGCGTGGTGCGCATCAAGGCCGGCGAGCAGGTCCTCGACTCAGCCTGGACGCGCTCGCTGTCCGCCCTGGTCGGCAACCGGCAGACGGCCGCGTACCGCTACCTCGCCAACGGCGTCGGCATCGTGGCCGTGTTCCACGCGGAGAACGTCGTCATCAACAACGAGACGGAGCCGAGCGTCATCACCAGCGGCAACCACTGGAAGCTCTGGCGAGTGAATCTGGACGCCGGGACGGCCGCGCCCGTCGAGGGGCTCGACTTCATCGCCGGCGGCTACTACGCCTTCCGCATCGAGGGCCGCACCTTCCTGCTGCTGCCCACCAGCGACTACGCCAGGACGTCCATCTGGGAGCTGGGCGTGGACGGCGCCGCGGTGAAGCGCTTCGAGACGCTCGGCTGGGCGTACCAGCTCGTGAAGGTGCGCTGA
- a CDS encoding PepSY-associated TM helix domain-containing protein, with translation MKLTPRAYTILWDAHAWAGVLSSVVLFVTFFLGAFALFAEELSPWQEPTFRAPIAVSEAQAVRLAQQIADAEAPSRPVWFGISLPTDEEPWLRLWRMSPDGAIKPLWVDPVSGRELGERSDLGEFLNAMHFLEPLPGGKHVTGIASAVLVLLIGTGLLLQLGRLVREFVQFRPGASRRVFWSDAHKVIGVVTAPFLLVFALTGGILWLDDWFEPAVVATSLNGDPKAKERAVDWPAPPPASGRPAGAPDLAHALELAKQRFPRSEHHWFFFDNLGDENGLVHLPGESEGTLHAFTHVRVSREGVLVWERKTGGESVYTRVMDPLFGLHFATWAGFPAKVLYAVLSLLCAFGILAGNLLWLERRRSKQPGRFDRVLARLTSGGCAGLALAVAAVFAANQLLPATLADRPGWEHAAFHAAWALALGSAFLERSAAQHARRLLLGSSVVLLAVPLIDAARTGRLPFASGSAFVLATEVGLVVLALLLAGAARAISRLQRTTPSTSPAAAETPAPVPT, from the coding sequence ATGAAGCTCACCCCCCGCGCCTACACCATCCTCTGGGATGCCCACGCCTGGGCCGGCGTGCTGTCGTCGGTGGTCCTCTTCGTCACGTTCTTCCTCGGCGCCTTTGCCCTCTTCGCCGAGGAGCTGTCCCCGTGGCAGGAGCCCACCTTCCGCGCGCCCATCGCCGTCTCCGAGGCCCAGGCCGTCCGCCTCGCGCAGCAGATCGCCGACGCCGAGGCCCCGTCCCGGCCCGTCTGGTTCGGCATCTCCCTGCCCACCGACGAGGAGCCGTGGCTGCGCCTGTGGCGCATGTCCCCCGACGGCGCCATCAAGCCCCTCTGGGTCGACCCCGTCTCCGGCCGCGAGCTCGGCGAGCGCAGCGACCTGGGCGAGTTCCTCAACGCGATGCACTTCCTGGAGCCCCTCCCCGGCGGCAAGCACGTCACCGGCATCGCCTCCGCCGTGCTCGTGCTGCTCATCGGCACCGGGCTGCTGCTCCAGCTTGGCAGGCTGGTGCGCGAGTTCGTCCAGTTCCGCCCCGGCGCCTCCCGGCGCGTCTTCTGGTCCGACGCCCACAAGGTCATCGGCGTCGTTACCGCCCCCTTCCTCCTCGTCTTCGCCCTCACCGGCGGCATCCTCTGGCTGGATGACTGGTTCGAGCCCGCCGTCGTCGCCACCTCGCTGAACGGGGACCCGAAGGCGAAGGAGCGCGCCGTCGACTGGCCCGCCCCGCCTCCCGCCTCGGGCAGGCCCGCCGGCGCGCCCGACCTCGCGCACGCGCTGGAGCTCGCCAAGCAGCGCTTCCCCCGCTCGGAGCACCACTGGTTCTTCTTCGACAACCTCGGCGATGAGAACGGCCTCGTGCACCTGCCCGGAGAGAGCGAGGGCACCCTCCATGCCTTCACCCACGTGCGCGTGTCGCGTGAGGGCGTGCTCGTCTGGGAGCGGAAGACCGGCGGCGAGTCCGTGTACACGCGCGTCATGGACCCGCTCTTCGGCCTGCACTTCGCCACCTGGGCCGGCTTCCCCGCCAAGGTCCTCTACGCCGTCCTCTCCCTGCTCTGCGCCTTCGGCATCCTCGCGGGCAACCTGCTCTGGCTGGAGCGGCGGCGGTCGAAGCAGCCGGGCCGCTTCGACCGCGTGCTCGCGCGGCTGACGTCCGGAGGCTGCGCCGGGCTCGCGCTCGCCGTCGCCGCCGTGTTCGCGGCCAACCAGCTCCTGCCCGCCACGCTCGCGGACCGCCCCGGCTGGGAGCATGCCGCCTTCCACGCGGCCTGGGCCCTGGCCCTGGGCAGCGCCTTCCTGGAGCGCTCCGCCGCGCAGCACGCCCGCCGCCTGCTGCTCGGCTCCAGCGTCGTGCTGCTCGCCGTGCCGCTCATCGACGCGGCGCGCACGGGCCGGCTCCCCTTCGCGTCGGGCTCCGCCTTCGTGCTGGCCACGGAGGTGGGCCTCGTCGTCCTGGCGCTCCTGCTGGCCGGCGCGGCCCGCGCCATCTCCCGCCTCCAGCGGACCACGCCCTCGACTTCACCGGCCGCGGCGGAGACCCCCGCCCCCGTGCCGACCTGA
- a CDS encoding alpha/beta hydrolase, whose protein sequence is MEIKRPSSTTSSVNKTPNPTKTPPAQKETSTPDKKTHQKGAGTGNQTDTTASRSDAVAAYKGKSTFESAKGTPPHQPPADPKQRTNWWKGLTVDQQKQQIAADPKKIGSLDGLPASARDQANREQLNRDITTLESEANAAKNKWLKENEDSLSRSNVSEEIVYMSKAQASEFLPVEKRDQLKNAQVVRDQLARVEKTIDPATQKPIGKAQLLVYDPAFVNGEGRAAISVGDLDKAKNVALSVPGLEANVQGDMGSLTSDALNLYKESRKAGGDVATVAWMGYDAPNYTNVAVDNAAQNGAKLLAADVAGIRASRGGNQPHLTVVGHSYGSTTSSIAADKHNLAADDLVLIGSPGAGDAKSVADYEGIQKGHVWSGSASRDPVTMADSASLGPAFGEPLGLDPSQKSFGANRFRAEAVNRKKEGGSFDDHSKYYAEKSESLYNLANIVTGNYGQVQQAGHRQKETVNWAMVHGAPLQVVVDPETRREPEQVQH, encoded by the coding sequence ATGGAGATCAAGCGCCCTTCCAGCACTACGTCGTCTGTCAACAAGACACCCAATCCCACGAAGACTCCGCCTGCTCAAAAAGAGACCTCCACTCCTGACAAGAAGACCCACCAGAAGGGAGCCGGCACCGGGAACCAGACGGACACCACGGCGTCTCGAAGCGATGCGGTGGCCGCATACAAAGGCAAGAGTACCTTCGAATCCGCGAAGGGAACTCCTCCCCACCAACCGCCGGCGGATCCGAAGCAGCGCACCAACTGGTGGAAGGGTCTCACCGTGGACCAGCAGAAGCAGCAGATCGCGGCCGACCCCAAGAAGATTGGTTCGCTGGACGGGTTGCCCGCCTCCGCTCGAGACCAGGCCAATCGGGAACAGCTCAATCGGGACATCACCACGCTAGAATCCGAGGCGAACGCGGCCAAGAACAAGTGGCTGAAGGAGAATGAGGACTCGCTCAGTCGGTCCAATGTGTCAGAGGAGATAGTCTACATGTCCAAGGCGCAAGCGTCGGAGTTCCTCCCCGTGGAAAAGAGGGACCAGCTCAAGAACGCCCAGGTGGTGCGGGATCAGCTCGCCCGCGTGGAGAAGACGATCGACCCGGCCACCCAGAAGCCCATCGGAAAGGCCCAGCTCCTCGTCTACGACCCCGCCTTCGTCAATGGCGAGGGCCGGGCGGCGATCTCGGTGGGAGACCTGGACAAGGCGAAGAACGTAGCGCTCAGCGTGCCGGGGCTGGAGGCCAACGTGCAAGGTGACATGGGCAGCCTCACCAGCGACGCGCTCAACCTGTACAAAGAGAGCAGGAAGGCAGGGGGCGACGTCGCGACAGTCGCCTGGATGGGGTACGACGCACCGAACTACACCAACGTGGCCGTCGACAACGCCGCGCAAAACGGCGCCAAACTGCTCGCCGCCGACGTGGCTGGGATCCGGGCCAGCCGGGGCGGCAACCAGCCCCACCTCACGGTCGTTGGCCACAGCTATGGCAGCACCACGTCCTCCATCGCGGCCGACAAGCACAATCTTGCCGCGGATGATCTGGTCCTGATTGGTAGCCCCGGCGCCGGGGACGCGAAGAGCGTCGCGGACTACGAAGGCATCCAGAAGGGACACGTCTGGTCGGGCTCGGCGAGTCGTGACCCCGTGACGATGGCCGACAGCGCTTCTCTAGGCCCTGCATTCGGGGAGCCGCTCGGACTGGACCCGTCCCAGAAGTCCTTTGGTGCGAACCGGTTCCGGGCCGAAGCGGTCAACCGTAAAAAGGAAGGCGGCAGCTTCGACGACCACTCGAAGTACTACGCGGAAAAGTCCGAGTCGCTCTACAACCTGGCAAACATCGTCACCGGCAACTACGGCCAGGTCCAGCAGGCAGGGCACCGACAGAAGGAAACCGTGAATTGGGCGATGGTGCATGGAGCGCCGCTCCAAGTCGTCGTGGATCCAGAGACGCGACGCGAACCGGAACAGGTCCAGCACTAG
- a CDS encoding virginiamycin B lyase family protein, which translates to MSHAQLPAAEGRALMMRNGYISINANHVESFQAALNDPANQQGHITEFPLSRPGARPHVIVTGPDGALWFTQWGSNHIGRMTTKGAVTEYAIPTAQAEPHGIAVGPDGALWFAEEAGQIGHLVPG; encoded by the coding sequence GTGAGCCACGCCCAGCTCCCCGCGGCGGAGGGCAGGGCATTGATGATGCGGAATGGATATATTTCCATCAATGCCAACCACGTCGAGTCATTCCAGGCCGCGCTGAATGACCCCGCCAACCAGCAGGGGCACATCACGGAATTTCCGCTCTCGAGGCCGGGCGCACGGCCACACGTCATCGTCACCGGGCCCGACGGCGCGCTGTGGTTCACGCAGTGGGGCAGCAACCACATCGGCCGGATGACGACGAAGGGGGCCGTCACCGAATACGCCATCCCCACTGCCCAAGCAGAACCCCATGGCATCGCGGTAGGTCCAGATGGGGCGCTGTGGTTCGCGGAGGAGGCAGGCCAGATCGGGCATCTCGTTCCAGGGTGA
- a CDS encoding alpha/beta fold hydrolase encodes MSAATVSFDWNIFWVLLWHFNFNRALDINERLVEGREELYFGHQFATKAGSPDAVPAYARQFYIEQLKRDRDALRASFDYYRAIDQSIPQNRERSRTKLTLPVLAFAGVLACGDSLEKELRLVATHVQSVIMAGSGHYPAGEKPEVLLEALKRFFAPFATSGEA; translated from the coding sequence TTGAGCGCCGCGACCGTCTCCTTCGACTGGAACATCTTCTGGGTGCTACTCTGGCACTTCAACTTCAACCGCGCGCTCGACATCAACGAGCGGCTGGTCGAGGGGCGCGAGGAACTCTATTTTGGCCATCAGTTCGCGACCAAGGCGGGTTCGCCCGATGCCGTGCCGGCCTATGCCCGGCAATTCTATATCGAGCAGCTCAAGCGCGATCGCGACGCCCTGCGCGCGAGCTTCGATTATTATCGCGCGATCGATCAATCCATCCCGCAGAATCGCGAGCGGAGCAGAACCAAACTCACGCTGCCCGTTCTTGCCTTCGCGGGCGTGCTCGCCTGTGGCGACAGCCTTGAGAAGGAGCTCCGGTTGGTCGCCACCCACGTTCAGTCCGTCATCATGGCCGGCAGCGGCCATTACCCGGCGGGAGAGAAGCCCGAGGTGCTGCTCGAAGCGCTGAAAAGGTTCTTCGCGCCTTTCGCGACCAGCGGCGAAGCCTGA
- a CDS encoding transposase — translation MQGRASERSAPGNPAPSGRDGHSDEIDHSANPRSRASNPTRLRIGTSQLKRPLPDGTTHLLFTGLELLRRVASLVPPPRTNLTRFHGVFAPGAQLRPFLVPHSGSLLPRHAC, via the coding sequence TTGCAAGGTCGAGCCTCGGAGCGTAGTGCTCCTGGAAATCCTGCTCCGTCAGGTCGAGATGGCCACTCTGATGAAATAGATCATTCCGCGAATCCTCGATCTCGAGCATCCAATCCAACCAGGCTCAGGATAGGCACATCCCAGCTGAAGCGCCCGCTGCCGGACGGCACGACGCACCTGCTCTTCACCGGGCTGGAACTGTTACGGCGTGTGGCGTCCCTGGTGCCTCCGCCTCGGACAAACCTCACGAGATTTCACGGCGTCTTCGCTCCAGGCGCGCAACTGCGGCCATTTCTGGTCCCCCACTCGGGCTCTCTCCTCCCTCGCCACGCTTGCTGA
- a CDS encoding SMP-30/gluconolactonase/LRE family protein, which yields MHRFVYKSLLTCLLLGSSQSLAAPPPPVYRQEVVVAGSPFQGVHGMAVDGKGHLLASNLLGQSVHSIDLSTGAVSTLVGPPLGGADDVTLGPDGSIYWTGFFSGRLMKRTPDGKTRAIAKDLPGLNSLAFRHDGRLYITQLGRGADRLLEADPSGRKPPRQILSGHGFLNGFEFGPDDKLYGPLLMKGQIARIDVDTGSLEIVAQGFTMPVAVNFDSSRENLYVVDSARGELVRVRVATGDKEVVAKLPTGLDNLAIGPNDQVYVSNMVDNDIHVVNPADGSIRPVVEARLSVPSGLAVAPDDADEQLYVADVYAFRRVGGRDGKISQTTRALSTRMTFPMNVSLGAKHVVLSSAYLASVQVLDRATGDILRTIPNTNGVQGALELPDGTLLVAEATTGRLVKVDAAEPAGITVLAEGLKGPVGLVTDTEAAEPGVYVTEVRSGQVTRVRLSDGARRTVAKGLKAPEGIARHPDGGLIVAEVGRKQLVRIDPATGRSTTLASGLRIGLPESEGLPPGYIPTGVAVGRSGTIYLSSDIESALYRFVPAP from the coding sequence ATGCATCGCTTCGTCTACAAGTCCCTGCTCACCTGTCTGTTGTTGGGGAGCAGCCAGTCCCTGGCCGCTCCGCCCCCTCCGGTCTATCGCCAGGAGGTGGTGGTGGCCGGCTCTCCCTTCCAGGGCGTCCATGGAATGGCCGTCGATGGGAAGGGGCACCTGCTGGCCAGCAATCTGCTTGGCCAGTCGGTCCACTCCATCGACTTGAGCACTGGCGCGGTCTCCACCCTGGTGGGGCCTCCGCTGGGCGGCGCGGATGATGTGACCCTGGGGCCCGATGGCTCCATCTACTGGACCGGCTTTTTCTCCGGCAGGTTGATGAAGCGCACTCCGGATGGAAAGACGCGCGCCATCGCCAAGGATCTGCCGGGCCTCAACTCGCTGGCCTTCCGCCACGATGGCAGGCTCTACATCACCCAGCTCGGCCGGGGGGCCGATAGGCTGTTGGAAGCGGATCCGAGCGGGCGCAAACCTCCTCGCCAGATCCTCTCCGGGCACGGCTTCCTCAACGGCTTCGAGTTCGGTCCGGACGACAAGCTTTACGGCCCGCTCCTGATGAAGGGACAGATTGCCCGGATCGACGTGGACACGGGGAGCCTCGAGATCGTGGCGCAAGGCTTCACGATGCCGGTCGCCGTCAACTTCGACTCGAGCCGAGAGAACCTCTACGTGGTCGACTCGGCGCGGGGCGAACTGGTCCGCGTCCGGGTGGCCACGGGAGACAAGGAGGTCGTCGCGAAGCTGCCCACCGGGCTGGACAACCTGGCGATCGGTCCCAATGACCAGGTGTACGTGTCCAACATGGTGGACAACGACATCCACGTGGTCAATCCCGCCGATGGCTCCATCCGGCCCGTCGTCGAGGCGCGCTTGAGCGTGCCCTCTGGCCTCGCCGTCGCGCCGGATGACGCGGACGAGCAGTTGTATGTGGCGGATGTGTATGCCTTTCGCCGGGTGGGCGGGCGTGATGGGAAGATATCCCAGACGACCCGAGCCCTCTCCACCCGGATGACCTTCCCGATGAACGTGAGCCTGGGCGCCAAGCACGTGGTGCTCAGCAGTGCCTATCTGGCCAGCGTGCAGGTGTTGGATCGGGCCACGGGAGACATCCTGCGGACGATTCCCAACACGAATGGCGTCCAGGGCGCGCTCGAGCTGCCCGATGGCACACTGCTCGTCGCCGAGGCCACCACGGGCCGGCTCGTGAAGGTGGACGCCGCCGAGCCCGCGGGGATCACGGTGCTGGCCGAGGGGCTGAAGGGGCCGGTGGGGCTCGTGACCGACACGGAGGCGGCGGAGCCGGGGGTGTACGTCACCGAGGTGCGCTCGGGTCAGGTGACCCGGGTACGCCTGTCGGATGGGGCCAGGCGCACGGTGGCCAAGGGCCTCAAGGCCCCCGAGGGCATCGCCCGGCATCCCGACGGGGGATTGATCGTCGCCGAGGTGGGCCGCAAGCAACTGGTGCGCATCGATCCGGCCACGGGACGCTCCACCACGCTCGCGAGCGGCCTGCGCATCGGTCTGCCCGAGAGCGAGGGCCTGCCTCCGGGCTACATCCCCACGGGGGTCGCCGTGGGCCGCTCGGGGACCATCTACCTGTCCTCCGATATCGAGAGCGCCCTCTACCGGTTCGTGCCGGCGCCCTGA
- a CDS encoding TetR/AcrR family transcriptional regulator has product MPRTAEQFEQLKGERRQALLGVARRVFARKGLAAAKIGEIAAEMGISYGLVYHYFPHKESLFAAAIEDALQAWEAFFADVQRTPGTPWERLETVCTRMIQSVQESPETLLLVVRALTEDEAPRAVRDALARYKRHCHEQIAGLIAEGQRTGDVAPGAPLDIARALMALVQGLAISRAMDEHAPPLPLEVLLRLVKAGTPPAAETRRRAPASPSRLART; this is encoded by the coding sequence ATGCCTCGTACGGCGGAGCAGTTCGAGCAGCTCAAGGGAGAGCGTCGGCAGGCGCTGCTGGGCGTGGCCCGCCGTGTGTTCGCGCGCAAGGGGCTGGCGGCCGCCAAGATTGGCGAGATCGCCGCCGAGATGGGCATCAGCTACGGGCTCGTCTACCACTACTTCCCCCATAAGGAGTCCCTGTTCGCCGCGGCGATCGAGGACGCGCTCCAGGCCTGGGAGGCGTTCTTCGCGGACGTGCAGCGCACACCGGGCACCCCGTGGGAACGGCTCGAGACGGTGTGCACGCGGATGATCCAGAGCGTGCAGGAGTCGCCCGAGACGCTGTTGCTCGTCGTGCGAGCGCTCACCGAGGACGAGGCCCCCCGCGCGGTGCGTGACGCACTGGCCCGCTACAAACGGCATTGCCACGAACAGATCGCGGGGCTCATCGCGGAGGGACAGCGCACGGGAGACGTCGCCCCCGGAGCGCCCCTGGACATCGCGCGCGCGCTGATGGCGCTCGTCCAGGGTCTGGCCATCAGCAGGGCCATGGATGAACACGCGCCCCCGCTGCCCCTCGAGGTGCTGCTTCGCCTCGTGAAAGCGGGAACACCGCCAGCCGCCGAGACGAGACGGCGCGCCCCCGCCTCACCCAGCCGCCTCGCCCGGACGTGA
- a CDS encoding GNAT family N-acetyltransferase translates to MRSEILVRPEQPHEAEAIRHVNTRAFGRDAEARLVDALRGAGGITLSLVAQVGGQVVGHILFSPVEIDRGGSHDIAVGLAPMAVIPDHQRHGVGSRLIRAGLDRLREAGHGAVVVLGHPDYYPRFGFARASRFGLRWEVDCPDEAFMALELREGFLGTRPGIVRYRPEFSAV, encoded by the coding sequence ATGCGAAGCGAAATTCTGGTGAGACCGGAGCAGCCCCATGAAGCCGAGGCCATACGGCACGTGAACACGCGCGCCTTCGGGCGTGACGCGGAGGCCAGGCTCGTCGATGCGCTTCGCGGCGCGGGGGGCATCACGCTGTCACTCGTCGCGCAGGTGGGCGGGCAGGTGGTCGGACACATCCTCTTCTCTCCCGTCGAGATCGACCGGGGCGGAAGCCATGACATCGCCGTGGGCCTGGCCCCCATGGCCGTGATTCCGGACCACCAACGACACGGCGTCGGCTCGCGGCTCATCCGCGCCGGACTCGACCGGCTGCGCGAGGCCGGGCACGGAGCCGTCGTGGTGCTCGGGCACCCCGACTACTACCCCCGCTTCGGCTTCGCACGCGCGAGCCGCTTCGGGCTGCGGTGGGAGGTGGATTGCCCGGACGAGGCCTTCATGGCCCTGGAGCTGCGCGAGGGCTTCCTGGGCACGCGGCCCGGCATCGTCCGCTACCGGCCGGAATTCAGCGCGGTGTGA
- a CDS encoding glycosyltransferase: protein MRIAVVTQYFPSSVQPWAGHSAYQTIRLLARNHDLEVFYPESRYPRLLTPKTRTHGALDPSWQPADVRTHYIPYTALPLVSRAFNGASIARELLPHVRAFRPDLLLSYVIYPDGYAAVRMGQELGVPVVTTAIGSDLNRISGRLVARHTRQALREATRTTTVSADLLVTARRLGASPARSTAILNGCDTTVFHPRDRQQARAVLKLEPETQAVVYVGRFDLRKGLAELIEATARLRAKRSQLHCYLVGDGSDKPALLELVAKHRAEDFVHFVPPCPTDRVALWMAAADVVTLPSYKEGCPNVVIEALASGRPVVATYVGGIPELMDNSSGRLIPTHDAAALAAGIDETLSTPWDAAELARQHGRSWQDVADDLEAVLLETHGQRRETRRMAS, encoded by the coding sequence ATGAGGATCGCCGTCGTCACGCAGTATTTCCCCTCCTCCGTGCAACCCTGGGCCGGCCACTCCGCCTATCAGACGATCCGGCTGCTCGCGAGGAACCACGACCTCGAGGTCTTCTACCCCGAGTCGCGCTATCCCCGGCTCCTCACGCCCAAGACGCGAACCCACGGCGCACTCGATCCCTCCTGGCAACCCGCCGACGTGCGCACCCATTACATTCCCTACACCGCGCTCCCGCTCGTCTCCCGCGCGTTCAACGGCGCCAGCATTGCCCGCGAGCTCCTTCCGCACGTGCGCGCCTTCCGCCCCGATCTCCTCCTGAGCTACGTCATCTATCCCGATGGCTATGCCGCCGTCCGCATGGGACAGGAGCTCGGCGTGCCCGTCGTCACCACCGCCATCGGCTCCGATCTCAACCGCATCAGCGGCCGCCTCGTCGCGCGCCACACGCGCCAGGCCTTGCGCGAGGCCACCCGCACCACCACCGTCAGCGCGGACCTGCTGGTCACCGCTCGCCGCCTCGGCGCGAGCCCCGCCCGCTCCACCGCCATCCTCAACGGCTGCGACACCACCGTCTTCCACCCGCGCGACCGGCAGCAGGCACGTGCCGTCCTGAAACTCGAGCCCGAGACCCAGGCCGTCGTCTACGTGGGCCGTTTCGACCTGCGCAAGGGCCTCGCCGAACTCATTGAAGCCACCGCGCGGCTCCGCGCGAAGCGCTCCCAGTTGCACTGCTACCTCGTCGGCGATGGCTCCGACAAACCCGCCCTCCTCGAGCTGGTCGCGAAGCACCGGGCCGAGGACTTCGTCCACTTCGTCCCGCCCTGCCCCACCGACCGGGTCGCCCTGTGGATGGCCGCGGCCGATGTCGTCACGCTGCCGAGCTACAAGGAGGGCTGTCCCAACGTCGTCATCGAGGCGCTCGCGTCAGGACGCCCCGTCGTGGCCACGTATGTGGGCGGCATCCCGGAGCTGATGGACAACTCCAGCGGCCGCCTCATCCCGACGCATGATGCCGCCGCGCTCGCCGCCGGGATCGACGAGACGCTGTCCACCCCCTGGGACGCGGCGGAGCTCGCCCGTCAGCACGGCCGTTCCTGGCAGGACGTCGCCGACGACCTGGAGGCCGTCCTGCTCGAGACCCACGGCCAGCGCCGGGAAACCCGGCGCATGGCCTCCTAA